Proteins from a genomic interval of Siniperca chuatsi isolate FFG_IHB_CAS linkage group LG10, ASM2008510v1, whole genome shotgun sequence:
- the dnase1l1 gene encoding deoxyribonuclease-1-like 1 gives MRSSSLLVLSFLVGVCEVEGASDFKICAFNLQHFGDSKSKKINVMNILTRIIARCDVCLLQEVRDSKEKAVALLVDRLNGYDTENQYEAVSSERLGRSDYQEQYVFVYRTNTVAVTDQYQYPDDRPGDVDAFSREPFVVRFKAPKTAIKEFVLIPQHTTPTNTTKELDALYDVLQHVKSMWKTENVMLLGDFNADCGYLAKKNRKNVRLITEKNLFWLIPDKTDTTVRSTTSCTYDRIVVNGERFASAVVPLSAKPFNFQVEYQLTEEQALEVSDHYPVEVLLKDAANKGSVRGAASFPLSGTNQITSQLTFLSLFVLSHLVFQMLTW, from the exons ATGAGGTCCTCCTCCCTCCTCGTCCTCTCCTTCCTCGTGGGTGTCTGTGAGGTTGAAGGGGCTTCAGATTTTAAGATCTGTGCCTTCAACCTCCAACACTTTGGGGATTCAAAGTCCAAGAAGATCAATGTCATGAACATCCTTACCAGG ATCATCGCTCGCTGTGATGTGTGTCTGCTTCAGGAAGTGAGAGACAGTAAAGAAAAAGCTGTAGCTCTGCTGGTTGACCGCCTTAACGG CTATGACACTGAAAATCAATATGAAGCTGTGTCCAGTGAGAGGCTGGGCAGGTCTGACTACCAGGAgcagtatgtgtttgtttacag GACTAATACAGTGGCAGTCACTGACCAGTATCAGTACCCAGATGATCGACCAGGGGATGTTGACGCTTTCTCCAGAGAGCCCTTTGTTGTCCGCTTCAAAGCCCCCAAGACAG CTATAAAGGAGTTTGTCCTCATACCTCAGCACACCACTCCAACCAACACCACTAAGGAGCTTGATGCACTGTATGATGTTTTGCAACACGTGAAGAGTATGTGGAAAACTGAG AATGTGATGCTTCTCGGGGACTTCAACGCTGACTGCGGCTACCTTGCTAAGAAGAACAGGAAGAATGTGCGCCTGATTACAGAGAAGAACCTCTTTTGGCTCATTCCAGATAAGACTGACACCACTGTGCGATCGACCACCTCCTGCACCTACGACAG GATCGTTGTGAATGGGGAAAGGTTTGCCTCAGCAGTTGTGCCTCTTTCAGCCAAACCATTTAACTTCCAAGTGGAATACCAACTCACAGAGGAGCAG GCGCTGGAGGTCAGTGACCATTACCCGGTCGAGGTCCTGCTGAAGGACGCCGCAAACAAAGGCTCCGTCAGAGGCGCCGCTTCCTTTCCATTAAGTGGCACAAATCAGATAACCTCTCAGTTAACGTTCTTGTCTTTGTTCGTCCTCAGCCATCTTGTCTTCCAAATGTTAACATGGTAG
- the rpl10 gene encoding 60S ribosomal protein L10: MGRRPARCYRYCKNKPYPKSRFCRGVPDPKIRIFDLGRKKAKVDEFPLCGHMVSDEYEQLSSEALEAARICANKYMVKTCGKDGFHIRMRLHPFHVIRINKMLSCAGADRLQTGMRGAFGKPQGTVARVHIGQVIMSVRTKAQNKEHVVEALRRAKFKFPGRQKIHISKKYGFTKFNACDFDDMMAEKRLIPDGCGVKYIPSRGPLSRWKSLHAN; this comes from the exons ATGGGCCGCCGACCAGCCCGCTG CTACCGTTACTGCAAGAACAAGCCTTACCCCAAGTCCCGCTTCTGCAGGGGTGTGCCTG ATCCCAAGATCAGGATCTTCGACTTGGGCAGGAAGAAGGCCAAGGTAGATGAGTTCCCCCTGTGCGGCCACATGGTCTCTGATGAGTACGAGCAGCTGTCTTCAGAAG CTCTGGAGGCTGCCCGTATCTGCGCTAACAAGTACATGGTGAAGACCTGCGGAAAGGATGGTTTCCACATCCGCATGCGTCTGCATCCTTTCCACGTCATCCGTATCAACAAAATGTTATCCTGCGCTGGAGCTGATAG GCTCCAGACTGGAATGCGTGGTGCTTTCGGTAAACCCCAGGGCACCGTGGCCCGTGTGCACATTGGTCAGGTGATCATGTCTGTGCGTACCAAGGCCCAGAACAAGGAGCACGTGGTCGAGGCTCTGCGCAGAGCCAAGTTCAAGTTCCCTGGACGCCAGAAG ATCCATATTTCCAAGAAGTATGGCTTCACCAAGTTCAATGCCTGCGACTTTGATGACATGATGGCTGAGAAGCGTCTGATTCCAGATGGCTGTGGGGTGAAGTACATCCCCAGCAGAGGCCCTCTGTCCCGCTGGAAGTCCCTGCACGCCAACTAG